A window from Neoarius graeffei isolate fNeoGra1 chromosome 14, fNeoGra1.pri, whole genome shotgun sequence encodes these proteins:
- the bnip3 gene encoding BCL2/adenovirus E1B 19 kDa protein-interacting protein 3, with protein sequence MSTEKQNLSEENLQGSWVELHFNNGGGGAPKSSAEDIEKMLLDAQHESGRSSSRGSLPCDSPPRSQTPLHLSKGSEVHSSGEKNSSQSDEDFLERRKEVDLLMKKNADWIWDWSSRPENTPPKEFLLKQKCSSSLSIRKTRAMKKGGIFSAEFLKLFIPSLIVSHILAVGLGVYIGRRLTTSSSIRF encoded by the exons atgtcGACAGAAAAACAAAATCTTTCCGAGGAAAACCTGCAag GTTCTTGGGTGGAGCTGCACTTCAATAACGGAGGTGGAGGAGCTCCTAAATCATCAGCGGAGGACATAGAGAAGATGCTGCTGGACGCTCAACACGAGTCTGGCAGGAGCAGTTCCAGAGGGAGTTTACCCTGTGACAG TCCTCCAAGGTCCCAGACTCCTTTGCACTTGAGCAAAGGCTCAGAGGTTCACAGCTCAGGAGAGAAAAACAGCTCACAG tCCGATGAAGACTTTCTGGAGAGGAGGAAAGAGGTTGATCTCCTGATGAAGAAAAATGCTGACTGGATATGGGACTGGTCAAGTCGACCAGAGAACACCCCACCCAA AGAATTCTTACTGAAGCAGAAATGCTCCAGCAGCTTGAGTATCAGGAAAACTAGGGCAATGAAGAAGGGAGGAATCTTCTCTGCTGAATTCCTCAAACTCTTCATCCCTTCTCTGATCGTCTCTCACATCCTGGCTGTGGGGCTCGG CGTGTACATCGGGAGgcgcctcacgacctcctcctccATCAGGTTCTGA